In Archangium violaceum, the following are encoded in one genomic region:
- the carB gene encoding carbamoyl-phosphate synthase large subunit yields the protein MPKRNDIRKVLVIGSGPIVIGQAVEFDYSGTQAIKALREEGVEVVLLNSNPATVMTDPEFAHRTYIEPITVEVAERIIAQERPDSVLPTMGGQTALNLAKALAEQGILEKYGVRLIGASLEAINKAEDRLLFKQAMERIGVALPKSGYATTIDQALALVDEIGFPAIIRPSFTLGGTGGGIAYNREEYEAICRSGLKASPTSTILIEESVLGWKEFELEVVRDTADNVIIVCSIENFDPMGVHTGDSITVAPAQTLTDREYQRLREASMRIIREIGVDTGGSNIQFGVNPRDGRIVVIEMNPRVSRSSALASKATGYPIAKVAAKLALGYTLDELRNDITRDTPASFEPTLDYVVVKVPRFNFEKFPHANRTLTTSMRSVGEVMAIGRTFREAYLKAMRSMESGRTGLETPELPENKEERRKVLRDNVRVPRPERPLYVAQALREGMSVEEVHELSSIDPWFLRHLQGLVLEARQIQEFGKLEKVPDDVLRAAKGDGFSDKYLAQLLGCTEGEVRARRHAKGIRPVYKRVDTCAAEFEAYTPYLYSTYEEEDEAPPTQRQKVLILGSGPIRIGQGIEFDYACVHAAFALREAGFETVMVNCNPETVSTDYDTSDRLYFEPLTIEDVLEVSQREKPVGAIVQFGGQTPLRLCVPLEKAGLPILGTSPDAIDRAEDRERFAQLIEKLGLTQPENGVARSHEEAYRVAERIGYPVMVRPSYVLGGRAMEVVYDQQSLERYMREAVSASPEHPVLIDRFLKDAIEVDLDLVADKTGAVLVGGVLEHVEEAGVHSGDAACTLPPHSLSPDLVERMKDQAMALAKELGVVGLMNVQFAIQGKTIYVLEVNPRASRTVPFISKATGMPLAKLASLCMVGKTLAELGATQEPEFRHVAVKESVFPFARFAGVDVILGPEMKSTGEVMGIADDYASAFAKSQQAAGVKLPRSGKVFISVKNDDKPAVVDLARRLRALGFKLVTTGGTHQYLQTKGLETEKVLKVTEGRPHIVDKIVDGEIVLVINTTFGKQEIADSFSIRRESLMHSVPYYTTVQAARMAVGALESLLRKEQTVRPLQDYLGTKK from the coding sequence GGCGCTCGCCGAGCAGGGCATCCTGGAGAAGTACGGGGTGCGGCTCATCGGTGCCTCGCTGGAGGCCATCAACAAGGCCGAGGACCGGCTGCTCTTCAAGCAGGCCATGGAGCGCATCGGCGTGGCGCTGCCCAAGAGCGGGTACGCCACCACCATCGACCAGGCCCTCGCGCTGGTGGATGAGATCGGCTTCCCCGCCATCATCCGGCCCTCCTTCACCCTGGGCGGCACCGGCGGCGGCATCGCCTACAACCGCGAGGAGTACGAGGCCATCTGCCGCTCCGGCCTCAAGGCCAGCCCCACCTCGACCATCCTCATCGAGGAGAGCGTGCTCGGCTGGAAGGAGTTCGAGCTGGAGGTGGTCCGCGACACCGCGGACAACGTCATCATCGTCTGCTCCATCGAGAACTTCGATCCGATGGGCGTGCACACGGGTGACTCCATCACGGTGGCCCCGGCCCAGACGCTCACGGATCGCGAGTACCAGCGGCTGCGCGAGGCGTCGATGCGCATCATCCGGGAGATCGGCGTCGACACGGGCGGCTCCAACATCCAGTTCGGCGTCAACCCGCGCGACGGCCGCATCGTGGTCATCGAGATGAACCCGCGCGTGTCGCGCTCCAGCGCGCTGGCCTCGAAGGCCACGGGTTACCCCATCGCCAAGGTGGCCGCGAAGCTGGCGCTCGGCTACACGCTGGACGAGCTGCGCAACGACATCACCCGCGACACCCCGGCCTCCTTCGAGCCCACGCTGGACTACGTGGTGGTGAAGGTCCCGCGCTTCAACTTCGAGAAGTTCCCCCACGCCAACCGCACCCTCACCACCAGCATGCGCTCGGTGGGCGAGGTGATGGCGATCGGCCGCACCTTCCGCGAGGCCTACCTCAAGGCCATGCGCTCCATGGAGTCGGGCCGCACGGGCCTGGAGACGCCGGAGCTGCCCGAGAACAAGGAGGAGCGGCGCAAGGTACTGCGCGACAACGTGCGCGTGCCCCGGCCCGAGCGGCCCCTGTACGTTGCGCAGGCCCTGCGCGAGGGCATGTCGGTGGAGGAGGTGCACGAGCTGTCCTCCATCGATCCGTGGTTCCTCCGGCACCTGCAGGGGCTGGTGCTCGAGGCGCGGCAGATCCAGGAGTTCGGCAAGCTGGAGAAGGTGCCGGACGACGTGCTGCGCGCGGCGAAGGGGGACGGATTCTCGGACAAGTACCTGGCGCAGTTGCTGGGCTGCACCGAGGGCGAGGTGCGGGCGCGCCGGCACGCGAAGGGCATCCGCCCCGTGTACAAGCGGGTGGACACCTGCGCCGCCGAGTTCGAGGCCTACACGCCCTACCTCTACTCCACCTACGAGGAGGAGGACGAGGCCCCGCCCACCCAGCGGCAGAAGGTGCTCATCCTGGGCAGTGGCCCCATCCGCATCGGCCAGGGCATCGAGTTCGACTACGCCTGCGTGCACGCCGCCTTCGCGCTGCGCGAGGCCGGGTTCGAGACGGTGATGGTCAACTGCAACCCGGAGACGGTGTCCACCGACTACGACACGTCGGACCGCCTGTACTTCGAGCCGCTGACGATCGAGGACGTGCTGGAGGTGTCGCAGCGCGAGAAGCCGGTGGGAGCCATCGTGCAGTTCGGCGGGCAGACGCCGCTGCGCCTGTGCGTGCCGCTGGAGAAGGCGGGGCTGCCGATCCTCGGCACGTCGCCGGATGCCATCGACCGGGCCGAGGACCGCGAGCGCTTCGCGCAGCTCATCGAGAAGCTGGGGCTGACGCAGCCGGAGAACGGCGTGGCGCGCAGCCACGAGGAGGCCTACCGCGTGGCCGAGCGCATCGGCTACCCGGTGATGGTGCGGCCCTCGTACGTGCTGGGCGGCCGGGCGATGGAGGTGGTGTACGACCAGCAGAGCCTGGAGCGCTACATGCGCGAGGCGGTGAGCGCGTCGCCGGAGCACCCGGTGCTGATCGACCGCTTCCTCAAGGACGCCATCGAGGTGGATCTGGACCTGGTGGCGGACAAGACGGGCGCGGTGCTGGTGGGCGGAGTGCTGGAGCACGTGGAGGAGGCGGGAGTGCACTCGGGTGACGCGGCGTGCACGCTGCCGCCACACTCGCTGTCGCCGGATCTCGTGGAGCGGATGAAGGATCAGGCCATGGCGCTGGCGAAGGAGCTGGGCGTGGTGGGCCTGATGAACGTGCAGTTCGCCATCCAGGGGAAGACCATCTACGTGCTGGAGGTGAACCCGCGTGCGAGCCGCACGGTGCCGTTCATCTCGAAGGCGACGGGGATGCCGCTGGCGAAGCTGGCGTCGCTGTGCATGGTGGGCAAGACGCTGGCGGAGCTGGGAGCCACGCAGGAGCCCGAGTTCCGGCACGTGGCGGTGAAGGAGTCCGTGTTCCCGTTCGCGCGCTTCGCCGGGGTGGACGTCATCCTCGGACCGGAGATGAAGTCGACGGGCGAGGTGATGGGGATCGCGGACGACTACGCGTCGGCCTTCGCGAAGAGCCAGCAGGCGGCGGGAGTGAAGCTGCCGAGGAGCGGCAAGGTCTTCATCTCGGTGAAGAACGACGACAAGCCGGCGGTGGTGGATCTGGCGCGGCGGCTGAGGGCACTGGGCTTCAAGCTGGTGACCACGGGAGGCACGCACCAGTACCTGCAGACGAAGGGCCTCGAGACGGAGAAGGTGCTCAAGGTGACCGAGGGCCGTCCGCACATCGTGGACAAGATCGTGGACGGGGAGATCGTGCTGGTCATCAACACGACCTTCGGCAAGCAGGAGATCGCGGACAGCTTCTCCATCCGCCGCGAGTCGCTGATGCACAGCGTGCCGTACTACACGACGGTGCAGGCGGCGAGGATGGCGGTGGGGGCACTGGAATCCCTGCTGCGCAAGGAGCAGACGGTGCGTCCGCTCCAGGACTACCTCGGAACGAAGAAGTAG